The Candidatus Angelobacter sp. DNA window GGCAGTCGCGCCTCCGCGAGTGTTGTCTGGTATCCACCAGGGGCCTTGCCTTTGCGGTTGTCGAGGTCGAGGAGGCGCAGGTCGTTCATCATTTTGAACCCATCCGACAATTCCCCGTCGAGCTGGTTGAAAATCCGCTGCGCGTCCGAAACCATTTGGTCCACCTTGCCGAACGGACGAAGTGGAGGGCGGTTCAGAGGATCAACCGCCAGATCCCATGGCTGCAGTTTGTCCAGTTTCAATTGCCCGCGCCGGACGGTTTGCAAGTCGCGCAACATCGGCATGACCTCGCGCTCGATGGCGTCATGAAATTTCAGGCAATCATTCGGGGTATAATCGAAGCGGCGGTTCCAGCGAAAGGCGTAGTCGCGATAGTTCGCGAACCCGGCGTTCCTGGCGATCTGTTCGCGGAGCGCCACCAGCCGGTCGAAGATGTCTTCGAATTTTTCTGCTTCCCGCAATCGACGCGTCGCGACCAGTTCCCACGTCTCCTTCCGCAGGGCGCGGTCAGGTTCTTCGAGGTAGGGCGCCATTTGCGCCAGAGTCTTCTCTTCGCCGCGAAATGCGACCGTCAACGAGCCGCACAGCTTTTGATACTGCTGGCTCAACCTGGCCTCTTCGGTCTCGAGTGGCACGTTTTCGGCGCGATAAAGGTCCACGCGCACCTGCGTCGCGCGGTCGAACACCGCGTAACGTTC harbors:
- a CDS encoding M3 family metallopeptidase, whose translation is MNPLPFDKLRPHKKRAFVPEKTDLGDWSQIAPLFDRLEAGAAQSRTAPTLERWLLDWGELNAALDEEGARRYVAMTCHTDNADAEKDYLHFVEQIEPRLKPRQFRLEELYLQHPLRGKLATERYAVFDRATQVRVDLYRAENVPLETEEARLSQQYQKLCGSLTVAFRGEEKTLAQMAPYLEEPDRALRKETWELVATRRLREAEKFEDIFDRLVALREQIARNAGFANYRDYAFRWNRRFDYTPNDCLKFHDAIEREVMPMLRDLQTVRRGQLKLDKLQPWDLAVDPLNRPPLRPFGKVDQMVSDAQRIFNQLDGELSDGFKMMNDLRLLDLDNRKGKAPGGYQTTLAEARLP